The genome window GCTCAAAACCGATCACGGTGTGACGCTTCATGATGGCCCACTCGTCTGCATCCAGCTTTGCGGGTTTGAGCAGAATGTGGTCCGGAATGGAGATCTTCCCGGTGTCGTGCAGGTAGGCCCCCCAGCGCAGGGCATCCAGTGCATCCCCATCGAATCCCAGCACACGCCCGAGGCGCTCGGAGAGTTGCACCACCCGGTCGGTGTGCCCTTTGGTTTCGTAATTGCGGTACTCCAGCATCACGCCCATGGCTTTCAGGGTCTCTTCACGGGAGGCCTGCAGGTCATGCAGGTGGGCGGTGCGCTGTTGTTCGATCAGGCGCTCGGTCTCGATGCGGGCCGTGACATCCCTGCTGTTGATCACCACACCATCAAGGTCGGCGTCAACATCAGAGAACATTCCTGAGGTTTCCAGCCACACCCAGTGCCCATCTTTGTGCCGGAAACGGTAGGTGGCCTGAACCATCTGTCCAGGGTTCATCAGGGCCTGCTGAAAAACCTGCACCATCGTGGCAAGGTCATCTGGATGCACGTCCTGAAAAGCACTTCGCTGGTTCAGGTCTTCAGGGCTGTACCCCAGAATCGACTCAATGGAGGGGCTGACAAATTGCATGTTTCCCTGCACATCCATGATGCCCACAATGTCATGGCTGTGCTCGGTGAGCTTGCGGTAACGCCTTTCCTGGCCTTCCAGCCTTGAATGCAGCATGGCGCGTTGCAGGGCTTCTGCACAGCGCAGGGCCATGTCCCTCAGGAATTGCCTTTCGGTTTCACTGAAAGCCTGATTGCCGTCATAAGACAGGGTGAGGGCACCCAGGGTCTGGCCTTCCACCTGAAGGGACAGCACGGCATGGCTGCTGGATTCTGCCCCTTCGATGTGCTGCATGTGGGGGTACTGGATGGCCCAGTCATCGGTGCTGAGAAAGAGGTCATGACCGTTGCGGATGGCGTCTCCTGCAGGTGTGGGTGCAGCCAGGGGGAAACGGCGCCAGGGTTTTTCCAGGTTCTCTGGATAACCCATGCTCCCCAGAATTTCGATCTGTCCTCTGGGC of Deinococcus cellulosilyticus NBRC 106333 = KACC 11606 contains these proteins:
- a CDS encoding PAS domain S-box protein; the encoded protein is MPDASIHNQMSLFRALMHHTTDAIVLMDAQGRLLEHNAVVEQHLQRSGRSGLTQMNVLEMVHPEDHTVIQQYGLRPQLHGIPMPMPPFRVQDGEGKWLWFEGTTVNLLNDPQIRGILLTVRDVSHRVLMEQRTRSLLQLTHALSSVQTTEEVVQVMLIQGMEAMGARAGSVMWTDVPRGQIEILGSMGYPENLEKPWRRFPLAAPTPAGDAIRNGHDLFLSTDDWAIQYPHMQHIEGAESSSHAVLSLQVEGQTLGALTLSYDGNQAFSETERQFLRDMALRCAEALQRAMLHSRLEGQERRYRKLTEHSHDIVGIMDVQGNMQFVSPSIESILGYSPEDLNQRSAFQDVHPDDLATMVQVFQQALMNPGQMVQATYRFRHKDGHWVWLETSGMFSDVDADLDGVVINSRDVTARIETERLIEQQRTAHLHDLQASREETLKAMGVMLEYRNYETKGHTDRVVQLSERLGRVLGFDGDALDALRWGAYLHDTGKISIPDHILLKPAKLDADEWAIMKRHTVIGFELLKNIPTLPQLTLDVVLYHHERWDGTGYPGALAGDKIPLAARAFALIDVYDALTDERPYKRAWSKAEALAEILRTSGSHFDPELAHIFVDLMSGE